The genomic DNA ACGATTCCGACAAGTGTGAATCTTGGGGCGACAAAAAGACTTGCGCACCTTCCGCTTGAGTTGTCAGTTGATGGTATCTGGTGGGAACAGGGTGGAGTAGCACGGATCGGCGGTGAGTTCGTTCTTAAGCACGGCATCCTCCTGAGGTGGGGCAGTTCTACCTATCGCTTTCAGCAGCAGACCGAACATCTGTGGCGCGACATTCTTTCGGGGAGTTCTATCGGTTTGGGCTACGTTGCGCAAGATCTGACAGTCGACATCGGGTTGGGATACTCGGGAATTGGGGGTGCGGTCATTGGCGTCGGCGTCGCTACGGTTCTTTAGTTGCTCGCGATTTTCAATTTTTCTTTCATATTTCTACAATTAAACTTGTGTCTGGTTTGGGGCTTTTCCAGTATTGCAGGCTTAACTATACAATATCAGCTCATCTGGGAAGAGCCTGAGCCGGTATATAGTGATGAAGAATGAAAAAAAACAATCCCGCCTGAAGGAATTCATATACAATCCCCGAAAGGCGCTCTGGAAACTTGCCGTTCCGATGATGTTTGGCATGATGATTCAGACGGTCTATATGATCGCCGACATGATTTTTGTCGGTCAAGTGAGTGCCGATTCACTGACGGCGCTGGCCTTCAATATGCCGTTGCTTTTCTTTGGTCTTGGCATCACCTTCGGCTTGGGCTCCGGTGTGACGGCCGTGGTGGCGCAGTTCATCGGCGCCGAAGATAAGAAGAATGCCGACAATAGCGCTGAACACGGCATCGTCTTGGGGATAATTTTGGGCGTCGCCTTCACCTTCGCGGGACTGCGCTGGGGAGAGACGGTACTATCCGCTATTGGTGTGCCCGCAAAGCTGCTTCCTTTTGCATGGTCTTACTTCAGGGTTATTGTTTTGGGATATATTTTTATGGTGCTGTCGGTCTTCTTCCGCTCCATCCTTTCAGGCGAAGGTGACGTGAAAACACCGGTCATCATACAGGGCAGTGGTACAGTACTTAACATCATTCTCGATCCCATCTTCATTTTCGGTTTTGGACTTGGTGTGCAGGGGGCGGCGTTAGCGACGGTTGTGAGTCAGGCGTGTGTGGCGCTGGTGTTTGTCTATCTACTCTTTGTGAAGAAACACGCCTACGTCACTTTTGCCATGCGCGATTTTAAATTCTCGGGAGACATTCTCAGGAAAATCTTCACGATTGGCATGCCTGCATCTTTCTCTATGGTAATCATGTCGCTGGGAGGGGGGACGTTTAATCGAATCCTGGTCTCCTTTACCAGTGATGCTGTGGCGGCGTTTCAGGTTGGCGGTCGGGTAGAACATGCAGTTTTTGTCCCTTTTATTTCCATCGCCACCGCTCTGGTAACCCTTACAGGTATGTTTTACGGTGCAAAGCGGTTAGATCTGGTGCGTCAAATCATCAGGTACGGCATGAGCAGAGCGGCGATTATAGGCGCGGTATTTGCACTCTTTTTCTTTTTACTGGCGCCTGTGATTATGGATGTCTTTACAGATAGTGATAGTATTGTGCAGTTAGGCGCACACTATCTGA from Candidatus Neomarinimicrobiota bacterium includes the following:
- a CDS encoding MATE family efflux transporter, which encodes MKNEKKQSRLKEFIYNPRKALWKLAVPMMFGMMIQTVYMIADMIFVGQVSADSLTALAFNMPLLFFGLGITFGLGSGVTAVVAQFIGAEDKKNADNSAEHGIVLGIILGVAFTFAGLRWGETVLSAIGVPAKLLPFAWSYFRVIVLGYIFMVLSVFFRSILSGEGDVKTPVIIQGSGTVLNIILDPIFIFGFGLGVQGAALATVVSQACVALVFVYLLFVKKHAYVTFAMRDFKFSGDILRKIFTIGMPASFSMVIMSLGGGTFNRILVSFTSDAVAAFQVGGRVEHAVFVPFISIATALVTLTGMFYGAKRLDLVRQIIRYGMSRAAIIGAVFALFFFLLAPVIMDVFTDSDSIVQLGAHYLRIIVFSYPFIPITMISGRVLQGLGYGMPLFVITFLRVILLSFSLAVFFVFVLNKGVEWVWIAQLISVLISAFIALLWLRWGLRRAEKGEVVAVEKPDEMLGSQLQEA